One window from the genome of Pseudanabaena yagii GIHE-NHR1 encodes:
- a CDS encoding PAS domain S-box protein → MRANLSVSNSSKIRILYVEDDRLDCIAFTRYVKQSQLPYEYTLVGSVAEALAILESQKFQIVVLDYLLRDGYSSEIFPTLQSQHCPFIILTGRGDEETAIKLMNQGASDYLIKDSEHNYLKILPISIEKTLNRHQIERRLNLLNRAMQSIEDGIYIIDESGLLQFINDSLAKLSNISAQEAIGQPVSVLAQPQLERWLNSFDTCPISGNTIEGQIEMYRNDGTSFFALISESCVQEQSCFNRVGLIRDITPLKQIEIDLRNSQENLEETVWKRTSQLEKAIANLLQENQERLKMEASLRESHDLLQKQQEFFRLVIDSNPNFIFIKDWEGRFVLANKAVAEFNNTTVEEILGKTDAELHISSEESDRYLRENRLVIETQQNLFLSEEKAYREHIGEQWQQWQKRPIRLPNSDAIGVLGVGISIDEIKKIETSLRESQQIFASLAEAAPVGIFRTDQIGDCIYVNDRWCQIAGLNAEEVAGGNWARALHPDDREMVAAAWYEAVQANRPFKLECRFLRPDGVTTWVFSQALAERNIHGEIIGYVGTITDISDRKRAELTLQKIITGTAAVTGEDFFPALVRHIAEALDISYAIITELVEDHLQTLGFWANGSLQPAISYIPARTPCEISLQEGEYHCEQCVQALFPEDFDLVMMNAESYLGISLRDEHGNGIGNLCILDTKPISEHKRAESISILQVFAARASAELQRKTANDRLQRWNQDLEMRVQQRTKELQEREQFLKTVLDTFPLFVFWKDRELAYLGCNQKFAISAGVADSTAVIGKTDYEMPWAETEADLYRKDDASVIASGSTKLGIIETQHRPDGQTIWLETNKLPLRDLQGEIIGVLGTYQDISDRKHAEEKLRQTNDQLMRATRLKDEFLANMSHELRTPLNAILGMTESLQEEIFGAVTPEQIKALQLIETSGNHLLSLIDDILDLSKIEAGQITLDLKTTSIDSLCSSSLSFVQQQSLQKHIHIETKFSQDLPEIRVDERRIRQVLINLLNNAVKFTPEGGKITIEVTSLEIASHDDAQTPQKFLRIAVRDTGIGIAPDNIEKLFQPFVQIDSALNRKYNGTGLGLALTKRIIELHGGWVDLTSELGVGSCFAINLPYPHTSLPLTEEKQPSSLDTSLELVPAETDSAKTKSKTESLPLILLAEDNDINIMPISNYLKAKGYRMIIAKDGKEAVDLVLSAQPDLVLMDIQMPKMNGIEAIKLLRSHNLNDLPIIAVTALNTPEDRARCLDAGANEYLAKPVKLKQLETMIQSLLLARTQI, encoded by the coding sequence ATGAGAGCTAACTTATCGGTCAGTAATTCATCCAAAATCAGGATTTTATATGTAGAGGATGACCGTCTTGATTGCATTGCCTTCACTAGATATGTGAAGCAATCTCAATTACCCTATGAATATACGCTGGTTGGCTCAGTTGCCGAAGCTTTAGCGATTCTCGAAAGTCAAAAATTTCAGATTGTAGTTTTAGACTATTTATTGCGAGATGGTTATTCTTCTGAAATTTTTCCCACGCTCCAATCCCAACATTGCCCCTTTATCATCTTGACAGGTAGAGGTGATGAGGAAACTGCCATAAAGCTCATGAATCAAGGGGCATCTGACTATCTAATTAAAGATTCTGAGCATAACTATCTCAAGATTTTACCCATCTCCATAGAGAAAACTCTGAATCGCCATCAAATCGAGCGGCGGCTAAATCTGCTTAATCGAGCAATGCAGAGCATTGAAGATGGAATCTACATTATTGATGAATCGGGTCTTTTACAATTTATCAACGATAGCCTTGCGAAACTCAGCAATATTTCTGCTCAAGAGGCGATCGGTCAACCAGTTAGCGTATTAGCACAACCGCAACTGGAGAGATGGCTGAATTCTTTTGATACCTGTCCTATATCTGGTAACACGATAGAAGGTCAAATTGAGATGTATCGCAACGATGGCACATCTTTTTTCGCCTTAATCTCGGAATCTTGTGTCCAAGAGCAGTCTTGCTTCAATAGAGTTGGGTTAATTCGTGATATTACCCCTTTGAAGCAAATTGAAATCGATTTAAGAAATTCTCAAGAGAATTTAGAGGAAACTGTTTGGAAACGGACAAGTCAACTAGAGAAAGCGATCGCTAATTTGCTGCAGGAAAATCAAGAGCGCTTAAAAATGGAGGCATCACTGCGAGAGAGTCACGATCTCCTCCAAAAACAGCAGGAATTCTTCCGTTTAGTCATTGATAGCAATCCCAACTTTATTTTTATCAAAGACTGGGAAGGGCGTTTTGTCCTAGCTAATAAAGCCGTAGCCGAATTTAATAACACGACTGTTGAGGAAATCTTAGGCAAAACCGATGCAGAACTGCACATCAGCTCTGAAGAATCGGATCGCTATCTTCGCGAGAATCGGCTAGTGATTGAAACTCAACAGAACCTATTTCTCTCCGAAGAAAAAGCTTATCGAGAACATATTGGTGAGCAATGGCAGCAATGGCAAAAGCGTCCAATTCGTCTACCCAACTCAGATGCGATCGGGGTTTTAGGAGTTGGGATTAGCATTGATGAAATCAAAAAAATCGAAACTTCCTTACGTGAAAGTCAGCAGATTTTTGCATCCTTAGCCGAAGCAGCGCCTGTGGGAATTTTTCGCACAGATCAGATCGGGGACTGTATTTACGTTAACGATCGCTGGTGTCAAATTGCAGGACTCAATGCCGAAGAAGTTGCCGGCGGTAACTGGGCAAGAGCCTTGCATCCTGACGATCGCGAGATGGTTGCTGCCGCATGGTATGAAGCTGTGCAAGCCAATCGTCCATTTAAGCTTGAGTGTCGTTTTTTGCGCCCAGATGGGGTGACGACTTGGGTGTTTTCGCAAGCTTTAGCGGAGCGCAATATCCACGGCGAAATCATCGGCTATGTGGGGACGATTACAGATATTAGCGATCGTAAAAGAGCGGAGTTAACTCTCCAAAAAATTATCACTGGAACTGCTGCCGTTACTGGGGAAGACTTTTTCCCTGCTCTAGTACGTCACATTGCCGAAGCCTTAGATATCAGCTATGCAATAATTACGGAACTCGTCGAAGATCATCTCCAGACCTTAGGATTTTGGGCAAATGGAAGCTTACAGCCTGCAATTTCCTATATACCAGCACGTACTCCCTGCGAAATTTCTTTGCAAGAAGGGGAATATCATTGTGAGCAATGCGTTCAAGCCCTTTTCCCAGAGGACTTTGACCTTGTGATGATGAATGCTGAAAGCTATTTAGGTATATCTCTCAGAGATGAACATGGTAATGGGATTGGCAACCTTTGTATTTTAGATACCAAACCCATATCAGAACATAAGCGTGCTGAATCAATCTCCATTTTGCAGGTATTTGCGGCAAGAGCCTCTGCCGAATTGCAGCGCAAAACAGCTAATGACAGACTCCAGCGCTGGAACCAAGATTTAGAAATGCGGGTGCAACAGCGTACCAAAGAACTGCAAGAGCGAGAACAATTTCTCAAAACAGTATTAGATACTTTCCCACTATTTGTATTTTGGAAAGATCGCGAATTGGCTTATTTAGGTTGCAATCAAAAATTTGCGATATCGGCTGGAGTCGCAGATTCTACGGCAGTTATTGGCAAAACAGACTACGAGATGCCTTGGGCAGAGACGGAAGCGGATCTTTATCGTAAGGACGATGCCTCAGTGATCGCCAGTGGTAGCACCAAACTGGGCATTATCGAAACCCAACATCGCCCAGATGGACAGACGATCTGGTTAGAGACGAACAAATTGCCCTTGAGAGATCTCCAAGGCGAAATAATTGGCGTATTGGGAACCTATCAAGACATTAGCGATCGCAAACATGCAGAGGAGAAACTACGACAAACTAATGATCAACTAATGCGTGCAACCCGACTCAAGGATGAATTTCTCGCCAACATGAGTCATGAACTTCGCACGCCGTTAAATGCGATTTTAGGCATGACCGAAAGCTTGCAAGAAGAGATTTTTGGGGCAGTAACTCCAGAACAAATTAAAGCTCTACAACTCATTGAAACAAGTGGAAACCATCTCCTATCGCTGATCGATGACATTCTGGATTTATCAAAAATCGAAGCGGGACAAATCACCTTAGATTTAAAGACTACTTCCATTGATAGTTTATGTAGTTCGAGCCTATCATTTGTTCAGCAACAGTCTCTCCAGAAGCACATTCATATAGAAACTAAATTCAGTCAGGATCTACCAGAAATTCGCGTCGATGAGCGTCGTATCCGTCAGGTATTAATTAATTTGCTCAATAATGCCGTCAAATTCACTCCAGAAGGTGGAAAAATCACTATAGAAGTTACTAGTTTAGAGATCGCTTCCCATGATGATGCTCAAACCCCACAGAAATTCCTACGCATTGCTGTGAGAGATACTGGCATTGGCATTGCTCCCGACAACATCGAAAAGCTATTTCAACCCTTTGTCCAAATCGATAGCGCCCTCAATCGTAAATATAATGGCACTGGCTTAGGACTTGCCCTCACCAAACGGATCATCGAGTTACATGGCGGTTGGGTAGATTTAACTAGTGAGTTGGGTGTAGGTAGTTGCTTTGCGATCAACCTGCCCTATCCCCATACATCACTACCTTTAACCGAAGAAAAGCAACCGTCATCCCTAGACACAAGCCTTGAGTTAGTTCCCGCTGAAACAGATTCTGCAAAAACCAAGAGTAAAACTGAATCTTTACCCCTAATTCTGCTTGCAGAAGATAACGACATCAACATCATGCCTATTTCCAATTATCTCAAAGCCAAGGGCTATCGGATGATCATCGCCAAAGATGGCAAGGAAGCTGTGGATCTGGTGTTATCAGCACAACCAGACTTAGTATTGATGGATATCCAAATGCCCAAGATGAATGGCATTGAAGCGATTAAACTTCTCCGCAGTCATAATTTGAATGACCTACCAATCATCGCCGTGACAGCCCTGAATACACCAGAGGATCGCGCCAGATGTTTAGATGCTGGCGCAAATGAATATCTTGCTAAGCCTGTCAAGCTGAAGCAATTGGAGACGATGATTCAAAGCTTGTTGCTCGCAAGGACTCAAATTTAG
- the hisS gene encoding histidine--tRNA ligase, producing the protein MSSLQVTRGTRDILAPEIYSWQQLETTARQILKQAAYTEIRTPIFEATELFARGIGEATDIVGKEMYTFNDRGDRSLTLRPEGTAGVARSYIENKLFAQGGVQRLWYMGAMFRYERPQAGRQRQFHQLGVEVLGSADPRADAEAIAIASDFLQAVGLTDLVVDLNSVGSSEDRVAYRQALVDYFTPFVEEIDADSRDRLTRNPLRILDSKDKRTQEISQDAPSILDYLSPDSQQHFEKVQNLLTDLKISYRINPRLVRGLDYYTRTAFEIQSNQLGAQSAVCGGGRYDRLIAELGGADVPAVGWAIGLERLVILMQQVAEQKRSQVDFYIVSRGEQAEAKSLSIAQTLRKAGFTVELDLSGAKFDKQFKRASNANAQAAVVIGDSEIEAGQVQIKWLESGEQEAVAIADLSTKFESLRATSFESSSPIASA; encoded by the coding sequence ATGTCTTCACTTCAGGTCACACGCGGCACTCGCGATATCCTCGCCCCCGAAATTTATTCCTGGCAGCAGTTAGAGACAACTGCGCGTCAAATCCTTAAGCAAGCCGCCTATACCGAAATTCGTACCCCCATTTTTGAAGCAACTGAGCTATTTGCGCGGGGCATCGGTGAAGCCACTGATATTGTCGGCAAAGAAATGTATACCTTTAATGATCGTGGCGATCGCTCTTTGACTTTGCGCCCTGAAGGGACAGCAGGGGTGGCGCGATCCTATATCGAAAACAAATTGTTTGCTCAAGGTGGGGTTCAGCGTCTTTGGTATATGGGGGCAATGTTTCGCTATGAGCGCCCTCAAGCTGGTCGTCAGCGTCAATTTCATCAATTAGGGGTGGAAGTATTAGGAAGTGCCGATCCGCGTGCTGATGCGGAAGCGATCGCGATCGCGAGTGACTTTTTGCAAGCTGTCGGTTTAACCGATCTCGTGGTTGACCTTAACTCGGTCGGTAGTTCCGAAGATCGGGTTGCCTATCGTCAAGCTCTGGTGGACTATTTCACGCCTTTTGTTGAGGAAATTGATGCGGATTCTCGCGATCGCCTCACCCGTAATCCTCTCCGCATTCTCGATAGCAAAGATAAGCGCACTCAAGAAATCTCTCAAGATGCACCGAGCATTCTCGATTATTTAAGTCCTGACTCCCAGCAACATTTCGAGAAAGTCCAAAATCTCTTAACGGATTTGAAGATCTCCTATCGCATTAATCCCCGTCTTGTGCGTGGTCTCGACTACTACACCCGCACTGCCTTCGAGATTCAATCCAACCAACTCGGCGCACAGTCCGCAGTCTGTGGTGGTGGTCGCTACGATCGCTTAATTGCCGAACTCGGCGGCGCGGATGTGCCTGCGGTCGGCTGGGCGATCGGCTTAGAGCGTTTAGTCATTCTCATGCAACAGGTTGCCGAACAAAAGCGATCGCAAGTTGATTTCTACATTGTCTCGCGTGGCGAACAAGCGGAAGCAAAATCTCTATCTATTGCTCAAACGCTCCGTAAAGCAGGATTTACCGTGGAACTCGATCTCAGTGGCGCTAAGTTCGATAAACAGTTCAAACGCGCCAGTAATGCGAATGCTCAAGCTGCTGTCGTCATTGGTGATAGCGAGATTGAAGCTGGTCAAGTCCAAATCAAGTGGCTAGAATCAGGTGAGCAGGAAGCCGTGGCGATCGCTGATCTCAGTACTAAATTTGAGTCCTTGCGAGCAACAAGCTTTGAATCATCGTCTCCAATTGCTTCAGCTTGA
- a CDS encoding DNA polymerase III subunit delta', translating into MSALSTGLTSPFDIVVGQSQAITLLKAAIKRDRIAPAYLFAGASGVGRSKTASAFAEILLGDRKSANRLSDRNHPDLLWVEPTYLDKGKMLTAKEAEAAGLKRRALPQIRIEQIREISEFVSRAPLECKRSVVIIEEAQSMAESAANSLLKTLEEPLYATIILIVPDAGSILPTLVSRCQRIPFTRLNQAQMQEVLTREGHTDIPADVVALAQGSAGQAIDSFERFKSIPIELLNSVRQIPQDARSAMAIAKQITKELEVDLQLWLIDYLQNYFWEQQKSKSILQHLDKARELIARYVQPRLVWEVTLLQIAGKI; encoded by the coding sequence GTGAGTGCGCTCAGTACAGGCTTAACCTCGCCCTTTGATATTGTCGTTGGGCAATCACAAGCTATCACTTTACTAAAAGCTGCCATCAAACGCGATCGCATTGCCCCCGCCTACTTATTTGCAGGTGCAAGTGGTGTGGGGCGCAGTAAAACCGCTTCGGCATTTGCGGAAATTTTATTAGGCGATCGCAAATCCGCAAATCGACTCAGCGATCGGAATCATCCTGATTTACTCTGGGTCGAGCCAACCTATTTAGATAAGGGCAAAATGCTCACAGCTAAGGAAGCAGAGGCAGCAGGGTTAAAACGTCGAGCCTTGCCCCAGATCCGCATTGAGCAAATTAGGGAAATTAGCGAATTTGTCAGCCGTGCCCCCCTCGAATGTAAGCGATCAGTTGTGATTATCGAAGAAGCACAATCAATGGCAGAATCCGCCGCTAATAGCCTCCTAAAAACCCTCGAAGAACCTCTCTACGCCACAATTATCTTGATTGTTCCCGATGCAGGCTCGATTTTGCCCACGCTGGTTTCACGCTGTCAACGCATTCCTTTCACCAGACTGAATCAAGCTCAAATGCAGGAAGTTCTCACCCGTGAAGGACATACAGACATCCCCGCCGATGTGGTTGCCCTCGCTCAAGGTTCCGCAGGACAGGCGATCGATTCTTTTGAGAGATTTAAAAGTATTCCCATCGAATTATTAAACTCCGTGCGCCAAATTCCTCAAGATGCCCGTAGTGCAATGGCGATCGCCAAACAAATTACAAAAGAGTTAGAAGTCGATTTGCAGCTTTGGCTGATTGACTATTTACAAAACTATTTCTGGGAACAACAAAAATCGAAATCAATCTTGCAACATCTCGATAAAGCAAGAGAATTAATTGCTCGCTATGTCCAGCCTCGACTAGTTTGGGAAGTAACACTGCTACAAATTGCAGGCAAGATTTAA
- a CDS encoding ISAs1 family transposase, with the protein MNNPIEVSLLRHFEGVEDPRDNRGKEHNLLDIIVIAICAVISGGENWEDIALFGASKQEWLGTFLELPNGIPCDDTFARVFARVNPQQMQNSFISWVKSVSQALQGEVVAIDGKTLRQSYDRGADKGAIHMVSAWASANRLILGQCKVDEKSNEITAIPELLKLLEIKGCIVTIDAMGCQKEIASQIVQQGADYVLALKGNQGGLFEDVQWLFEQAINTDFVDVDHDFCQSIDKGHGRLEIRRCWTLSNLDYLTQLPLWAGLQTIALVQSERRINGKVSTENRYYISSLPSNAALIANAVRTHWSIENSLHWVLDVSFHEDASRIRKDNSPENMAMLRHFALNLLSRDKSSKFSMRAKRNKAAWDLAYLIHLLNL; encoded by the coding sequence ATGAATAACCCTATCGAAGTCAGTTTACTAAGACACTTTGAAGGAGTAGAAGACCCGCGAGATAATCGAGGGAAAGAGCATAACTTGCTAGACATAATCGTAATCGCAATTTGCGCGGTGATAAGTGGGGGAGAAAACTGGGAAGATATAGCGCTATTTGGAGCATCAAAACAAGAATGGCTGGGGACATTTCTTGAACTACCGAATGGGATACCCTGTGATGACACATTTGCAAGAGTGTTTGCACGAGTGAACCCGCAACAGATGCAAAATAGCTTCATCAGTTGGGTGAAATCAGTAAGTCAAGCGCTGCAGGGAGAGGTAGTAGCCATTGATGGCAAAACCTTGAGACAATCCTACGACCGAGGAGCAGACAAAGGCGCAATTCACATGGTGAGTGCATGGGCAAGCGCAAATCGGTTGATATTAGGTCAATGCAAAGTCGATGAAAAATCCAACGAAATCACCGCCATACCAGAGTTATTAAAACTGCTGGAAATTAAAGGTTGTATTGTGACGATTGACGCAATGGGCTGCCAGAAAGAAATAGCTAGCCAAATCGTGCAACAAGGAGCCGATTATGTCTTAGCGCTCAAAGGTAATCAGGGAGGACTATTTGAAGATGTGCAGTGGTTATTTGAGCAAGCTATAAACACTGATTTTGTGGATGTAGACCATGACTTTTGCCAGTCCATAGATAAAGGACATGGGCGTTTAGAAATTCGACGTTGTTGGACTTTATCTAACTTGGATTACCTGACTCAATTGCCTCTATGGGCTGGTTTACAGACTATTGCCTTAGTTCAAAGTGAACGCAGAATCAATGGGAAAGTCTCCACTGAAAATCGCTACTACATTTCTAGCTTGCCTTCTAATGCTGCTCTTATTGCCAATGCTGTTCGTACTCATTGGTCGATTGAAAATTCCTTGCATTGGGTTTTAGATGTCTCTTTTCACGAAGATGCTTCCCGTATTCGCAAAGATAATTCTCCTGAAAATATGGCGATGCTGCGTCACTTTGCTCTTAATCTCTTAAGTCGCGATAAGTCTTCTAAGTTCAGTATGCGGGCGAAACGTAATAAGGCGGCTTGGGATCTGGCTTATCTAATTCATCTCCTTAACCTTTGA
- a CDS encoding chlorophyll a/b-binding protein: MANSYRVDERGVLNNFAVEPKMYVEDTDKAGFTPYAELLNGRLAMIGFVSLLILEVSTGHGLIWWLGNL; encoded by the coding sequence ATGGCTAACAGTTACAGAGTTGATGAAAGAGGTGTTCTCAATAACTTCGCAGTTGAACCAAAGATGTATGTCGAAGATACCGACAAAGCTGGTTTCACTCCTTATGCAGAATTACTAAACGGTAGACTTGCCATGATTGGTTTTGTCTCTCTCCTTATTCTTGAAGTATCTACGGGGCATGGGTTGATTTGGTGGTTGGGGAATCTATAG
- the lpxD gene encoding UDP-3-O-(3-hydroxymyristoyl)glucosamine N-acyltransferase gives MTQTISFKLSELAAEFVATLPDCRFESDGDDPIITGVAAIDKAQSGEITFVSSSKFVARLKDTQASAVILDLKTPSPLPCIRTAHPRILFAKVLEKFYQPPTPPVGIHPTAILGEDVQLGANVAIAPYVVISDRVKIGDNVTIYPHVTIYNDVEIGANTTIHANCVISDRTQIGANCLFHPSTVLGGDGFGFEISPNGTWYKVPQIGHVIIEDNVELGCSCAVDRPAVGVTVIRKGSKLDNFVQIGHGVEVGAHSVLASQVGLAGGVTLGHHVVMAGQVGAANHIHIGDGAIIGAKSGIPSDVPAGVTMMGYPVVPEKDWKRIVISERQLPDLLHTVRKLEKRIAELEAKLAD, from the coding sequence ATGACACAAACAATTTCTTTCAAACTCTCGGAACTTGCAGCCGAGTTTGTCGCTACCCTACCCGATTGTCGATTTGAATCCGATGGCGATGATCCGATTATTACAGGTGTCGCCGCGATCGATAAGGCGCAATCTGGAGAAATTACCTTTGTGTCTTCATCGAAATTTGTCGCCCGCCTGAAGGATACTCAAGCCAGTGCCGTGATTCTCGATCTGAAAACCCCGTCACCTCTGCCCTGTATCCGTACCGCGCATCCTCGTATTCTCTTTGCCAAGGTTCTCGAAAAGTTTTATCAACCACCTACGCCGCCCGTTGGCATTCATCCCACAGCGATTTTGGGAGAAGATGTGCAACTAGGAGCAAATGTCGCGATCGCACCCTATGTCGTCATTAGCGATCGCGTTAAAATTGGCGATAACGTCACGATTTATCCCCATGTCACCATATATAACGATGTGGAAATTGGTGCAAATACGACGATTCATGCCAATTGTGTAATTAGCGATCGCACCCAAATCGGCGCAAATTGCTTATTCCATCCCAGCACTGTGCTTGGTGGCGATGGTTTTGGTTTTGAGATATCCCCCAATGGGACTTGGTACAAAGTTCCGCAAATTGGTCATGTCATTATTGAAGACAATGTGGAACTAGGTTGTTCCTGCGCTGTTGATCGTCCAGCCGTTGGCGTTACTGTCATTCGTAAAGGCTCAAAACTGGATAACTTTGTGCAAATCGGTCATGGAGTGGAAGTAGGAGCACATTCTGTTCTTGCCTCACAGGTGGGCTTAGCGGGTGGTGTTACGCTTGGTCATCATGTGGTGATGGCAGGACAGGTTGGCGCAGCAAATCATATCCACATTGGCGATGGCGCAATCATCGGCGCAAAGTCAGGCATTCCGAGTGATGTTCCCGCAGGTGTGACAATGATGGGCTATCCTGTGGTTCCCGAAAAGGACTGGAAGCGAATTGTCATTTCTGAGCGTCAACTTCCTGATTTGTTGCATACCGTTCGCAAGTTGGAAAAGAGAATTGCCGAACTAGAAGCAAAACTTGCTGATTAA
- a CDS encoding TatD family hydrolase, producing the protein MASLSNCLRQNGNRYLGFQMFIDFHTHYDRQSPDRINLQTFHVTTALQEADLPLICSLGLHPWFVDESWEDAWQNLGALASLDKVVAIGECGLDRHIDLPIEVQTVIFQKHLELAESIRKPLVIHCVRAFAELIALKKSSKSSVPWIIHGFHKKMEVFQQLLKHDFYFSFGTAILSDRSPVIQAIANVPDGRFLLETDDRQDISIEQIYDRAATLRQVSLETLQTQLLETYYQLTRLS; encoded by the coding sequence TTGGCATCTCTCTCGAATTGTCTGCGTCAAAATGGAAACCGCTATCTGGGGTTTCAAATGTTTATTGATTTCCATACACATTATGATCGCCAATCGCCAGACCGCATTAATTTGCAAACGTTTCATGTGACGACTGCATTGCAGGAGGCAGATTTACCGCTTATTTGCAGTCTCGGTTTGCATCCTTGGTTTGTTGATGAATCGTGGGAAGATGCTTGGCAAAATCTCGGAGCATTGGCTAGCTTAGACAAAGTAGTAGCGATCGGGGAATGTGGCTTAGATCGTCATATTGATTTGCCAATAGAAGTACAAACCGTGATTTTCCAGAAACATCTAGAACTTGCAGAGTCAATTCGCAAACCATTGGTAATTCATTGTGTAAGAGCCTTTGCTGAATTAATTGCGCTTAAGAAAAGCTCTAAATCTTCTGTTCCTTGGATTATTCATGGCTTTCATAAAAAGATGGAAGTCTTTCAGCAATTGCTCAAGCATGATTTTTACTTCTCTTTTGGGACAGCAATTTTAAGCGATCGCTCTCCTGTGATTCAGGCAATCGCTAATGTTCCCGATGGTAGATTTCTCCTCGAAACTGATGATCGACAGGATATAAGTATCGAACAAATTTACGATCGTGCTGCTACATTGCGTCAAGTGTCCCTAGAAACTTTGCAAACGCAATTACTCGAAACTTATTACCAATTGACTAGATTGAGTTGA
- the sbcD gene encoding exonuclease subunit SbcD has translation MAIKVLHLSDIHLGSTTHGKVNPQTGLNTRLEDFVAALTICIDRAINEPADIVLFGGDAFPDATPPPLVQQAFAKQFRRLADAGIPTVLLVGNHDQHSQGIGGASLAIYRSLAVPNFTVGDTIATHRIATNAGDIQIITLPWITRSTLLTKSETEGFSMSEVSQFLIDRLQVVLEGEIRQLDSQVPTILLAHVMVDTATYGAERFLAAGKGFTIPLSMLTREAFDYVALGHVHRHQILATQPLVVYPGSIERVDFGEENESKGYCWLEVEKGNVRFEFCPIPTRAFRTMEVDVTQSEDPQGKLLKAIQKGKIDNAIARLIYKIKAEQLTLIDDRILHEAMESAHNYSLIPEVVSQNPRTRLPDLSTAEALDPMTALKTYLSTREDLKNLEPEMLNAAQELLSEIGLGMDGIDPAPESTQSSQLVISFE, from the coding sequence ATGGCTATAAAAGTTTTACATCTTTCTGATATCCATCTCGGCAGCACGACTCACGGCAAAGTCAATCCTCAAACAGGACTAAACACTCGCCTAGAGGACTTTGTAGCAGCACTGACCATCTGTATCGATCGCGCAATTAACGAACCCGCCGATATTGTTCTCTTTGGTGGCGATGCCTTCCCTGATGCCACACCGCCACCATTAGTCCAGCAAGCCTTCGCCAAACAATTTCGCCGCCTCGCCGATGCGGGAATTCCCACAGTGCTATTGGTAGGCAATCATGACCAACATTCACAAGGGATTGGCGGTGCGAGTTTAGCCATCTATCGCAGTCTCGCTGTGCCGAACTTCACCGTCGGCGACACGATCGCTACCCATCGCATTGCCACCAATGCAGGCGATATTCAAATTATTACGTTACCTTGGATTACGCGATCGACCTTGCTTACGAAGTCCGAAACCGAAGGATTCTCCATGAGTGAAGTTAGTCAATTTCTGATCGATCGCTTACAAGTAGTTCTCGAAGGCGAAATTCGTCAACTTGATTCCCAAGTGCCGACGATTTTATTAGCCCATGTAATGGTCGATACCGCAACCTACGGCGCAGAGAGATTTCTCGCCGCAGGCAAAGGATTCACAATCCCTCTATCTATGCTCACCCGTGAAGCCTTTGACTATGTAGCACTAGGGCATGTGCATCGCCATCAAATTCTTGCCACGCAACCGCTTGTGGTTTATCCGGGGAGCATTGAGCGTGTGGATTTTGGAGAAGAGAATGAATCCAAGGGCTATTGTTGGCTAGAAGTAGAAAAGGGGAATGTGAGGTTTGAATTTTGTCCTATTCCTACTCGCGCCTTTCGGACGATGGAAGTTGATGTGACTCAATCCGAAGATCCGCAGGGGAAATTACTCAAAGCGATTCAGAAAGGAAAAATCGACAATGCGATAGCCCGTTTAATCTACAAAATCAAAGCTGAGCAGTTAACCCTGATTGATGATCGCATCTTGCATGAAGCAATGGAAAGCGCTCATAACTATTCCCTAATCCCTGAAGTTGTCAGCCAAAATCCGCGCACTCGCCTACCTGATCTCAGTACCGCCGAGGCGCTCGATCCGATGACCGCGCTTAAAACCTATCTCAGTACTCGCGAAGACCTCAAAAATCTTGAACCTGAAATGCTCAATGCTGCCCAAGAATTACTCAGTGAAATTGGATTAGGAATGGATGGCATCGATCCTGCTCCTGAATCAACTCAATCTAGTCAATTGGTAATAAGTTTCGAGTAA